One genomic region from Pelagicoccus sp. SDUM812003 encodes:
- a CDS encoding SDR family oxidoreductase yields MGKHVCITGCTKGLGRALVDWFVMQGWSVSGCGRSADAIVELSEESPRDHTLFKVLDVVNDKAFAMFAAEVESALGAPDLLINNAAIINPNARLWEVPAADFDAVIDVNIKGVANAIRHFTPMMLQRGQGIIVNLSSGWGRSTSPEVAPYCASKWAIEGLSQAMAQELPAGLAVAALNPGVIDTDMLRSCFGEEAGSHGDAKAWAKRAGPFLQKLDTSCNGKQLTAP; encoded by the coding sequence ATGGGGAAACATGTTTGCATAACGGGATGTACGAAGGGATTGGGCCGGGCCTTGGTGGACTGGTTCGTCATGCAAGGTTGGTCGGTCAGCGGATGCGGACGCAGCGCCGACGCCATCGTGGAGCTGAGCGAGGAGTCGCCGCGCGACCACACGCTTTTCAAGGTGTTGGATGTGGTGAACGACAAAGCCTTTGCCATGTTCGCCGCCGAAGTCGAATCCGCGCTCGGCGCTCCCGATCTCCTGATCAACAACGCGGCCATCATCAATCCGAACGCCCGGCTCTGGGAAGTGCCAGCGGCGGATTTCGATGCGGTGATCGACGTCAATATCAAAGGTGTGGCCAACGCGATTCGGCATTTCACGCCCATGATGCTGCAGCGCGGCCAGGGGATCATCGTCAACTTGAGTTCAGGTTGGGGGCGGTCGACTTCTCCTGAAGTCGCTCCCTACTGCGCCAGCAAGTGGGCCATCGAAGGATTGAGTCAGGCCATGGCTCAGGAACTGCCGGCAGGGCTTGCGGTGGCGGCGCTGAATCCCGGGGTGATCGATACGGACATGCTGCGCAGCTGCTTTGGAGAGGAAGCGGGCAGCCACGGCGATGCCAAGGCGTGGGCGAAGCGAGCGGGACCGTTTCTCCAAAAATTGGATACGAGCTGCAACGGGAAGCAGCTGACGGCGCCCTGA
- a CDS encoding FAD-dependent oxidoreductase, whose product MSRNVQRRDFLRFAGATGALALLGANRSLANGEKTKVGPDPREHTSYPNFKDLVPIRASQDRVVRETVGLRPFRETGPNLSVETIGKKTVVHNYGHGGSGWSLSWGTAIEASEKALATGADSFAVIGCGAVGMTTAVMLLRAGKKVTIYSKDRHPNITSSVATGVWSPDSRICLEEHGSEAFAQWWSKTCRASFGMYQTYLGLPGNPIEWVDTYAVSDKPWDVLKEEQEANHEGPRFGHFKDYVRDLTPRSRDLEASEHPFAEPYVKKGSRMIFNISAYTATLLGEIRALGGTLVTREFHEVSELASLSEKTLINATGLGAKTLFKDDKMVSVRGQLTFLIPDPSIQYQFSNPDAYVIPRRDGLVVGSSDNGRYGSTDTAVDAKQSYDAVEALARSMKGFHLGNG is encoded by the coding sequence ATGTCTAGAAACGTTCAACGCAGGGATTTTCTACGCTTCGCAGGGGCCACCGGCGCCCTTGCGCTGCTTGGCGCCAATCGCTCGCTCGCTAATGGCGAGAAGACCAAAGTCGGACCGGATCCCCGAGAGCACACATCGTATCCGAATTTTAAAGACTTGGTGCCGATCCGGGCCTCGCAGGATCGCGTCGTGCGGGAGACGGTGGGCCTGCGGCCGTTTCGTGAAACGGGTCCCAACCTGAGCGTTGAGACCATCGGCAAAAAGACGGTCGTTCACAATTATGGACACGGAGGTTCGGGCTGGTCGCTTTCGTGGGGAACCGCGATCGAAGCTTCTGAAAAGGCGCTAGCGACGGGGGCGGATTCCTTCGCTGTGATCGGCTGCGGAGCGGTGGGCATGACCACTGCGGTGATGCTTTTGCGTGCGGGCAAGAAGGTGACGATCTACAGCAAGGATCGTCATCCGAACATCACTTCAAGCGTGGCAACCGGCGTTTGGTCGCCAGACAGTCGAATCTGTCTGGAAGAGCACGGTAGCGAAGCCTTCGCTCAATGGTGGAGCAAGACTTGTCGAGCAAGCTTCGGCATGTACCAGACCTACCTGGGGCTTCCGGGCAATCCCATCGAATGGGTCGATACCTACGCTGTTTCGGACAAGCCCTGGGATGTATTGAAGGAGGAGCAGGAGGCCAATCACGAGGGGCCGCGCTTCGGGCATTTCAAGGACTACGTGCGTGACCTGACTCCTCGCTCGCGGGATCTGGAGGCCTCGGAGCATCCCTTTGCTGAGCCTTATGTGAAAAAGGGCTCTCGCATGATCTTCAACATTTCCGCTTATACGGCGACTCTTTTAGGAGAGATTCGGGCTCTTGGCGGCACTTTGGTCACGCGCGAGTTTCATGAGGTGAGCGAACTCGCCAGCTTGTCGGAGAAAACCTTGATCAACGCTACCGGACTGGGAGCTAAAACGCTTTTCAAAGACGACAAGATGGTGTCGGTTCGTGGTCAGTTGACCTTTCTCATACCCGATCCGAGCATCCAGTATCAGTTTTCCAATCCGGACGCCTACGTCATTCCGCGAAGGGATGGACTGGTGGTCGGCTCTTCGGATAACGGCCGCTACGGATCGACGGATACCGCGGTCGACGCAAAGCAAAGCTACGATGCGGTCGAGGCTCTGGCCAGGTCGATGAAAGGGTTTCATCTCGGCAATGGCTAG
- a CDS encoding Rid family hydrolase: MRFFHPITLIIVALSHLAVAQPVMELIHTDEKPYSDSVAVHPDAAISFTKSFEGRGNGLAAQAADALQQLDDALSSSGLSRGDVANVRAYLTSAKGEDMSDHMGAWNEAFKAFFADNPLPPTRTTIGSFAAIDPDSLIAIDAIIASSKPSASAETLPANPRLMSGSENQLRSIAPYSSLLITSGVLADPLQEGGRDFGDMEQQTQSTLQKLEATLISWGLHLGDLAFTRVMLSPELDEEENRFLDTDGFLSGWEAFWSEKRVAAPPFSVFSGPGFSNSGRLIEIEFYAAFPDASGPFSQFPTHGEEQSSPILRAGNPTSFLSGSVALARDAKKIWLSGAIDRDRDTIHGQATEALLTLHDRLADHGIDFSSTAQLRAYLNFDGPFGPNFGNWNTAYRRFFDHKKVNPEKPVRTAFPIENLPSPLLIEIEVLAATRD; encoded by the coding sequence ATGCGCTTTTTTCACCCAATCACCCTGATCATCGTCGCCCTTTCACACTTAGCCGTGGCTCAACCGGTCATGGAGCTCATACACACTGACGAAAAACCGTACAGCGACTCAGTGGCGGTGCATCCCGACGCCGCGATCTCGTTTACCAAATCCTTCGAAGGTCGGGGAAACGGTCTCGCCGCCCAAGCTGCCGACGCTCTTCAGCAACTCGATGACGCCCTTTCCAGCAGCGGCCTCAGTCGTGGTGACGTCGCCAACGTTCGCGCTTACCTGACCTCCGCGAAAGGCGAGGATATGAGCGATCACATGGGTGCCTGGAACGAGGCGTTCAAAGCCTTTTTCGCCGACAATCCCCTTCCACCCACCCGCACCACCATCGGCTCGTTTGCAGCGATCGATCCTGATTCGCTTATCGCTATCGACGCCATCATCGCTTCGTCGAAACCGAGCGCGTCCGCAGAAACGCTTCCTGCAAATCCTCGTCTCATGTCGGGATCGGAAAACCAACTTCGCAGCATCGCTCCCTACTCCAGCCTGCTCATTACTTCCGGGGTGCTAGCAGATCCGCTACAGGAGGGTGGAAGGGATTTCGGCGACATGGAGCAGCAAACCCAGTCCACCCTGCAAAAGCTGGAAGCCACCCTCATCAGTTGGGGACTGCATTTGGGCGATCTCGCCTTCACACGAGTCATGCTGTCGCCTGAATTGGACGAAGAGGAAAACCGCTTTTTGGATACAGATGGTTTTCTTTCAGGATGGGAAGCCTTCTGGAGCGAGAAACGAGTCGCCGCCCCTCCCTTCAGCGTATTCTCCGGCCCCGGCTTCAGCAATTCTGGCCGCCTCATCGAGATCGAGTTCTACGCCGCTTTTCCCGATGCCTCCGGACCGTTTAGCCAATTCCCCACCCATGGTGAAGAACAGTCCTCCCCCATTCTTCGCGCTGGCAACCCGACTTCCTTTCTCAGCGGCTCGGTAGCCCTCGCTCGCGACGCCAAGAAAATCTGGCTTTCCGGAGCGATCGACCGTGACCGCGACACTATTCACGGACAAGCCACCGAGGCGCTACTGACCTTGCACGACCGCCTCGCCGATCACGGTATCGACTTTTCCAGTACAGCCCAACTGCGGGCCTACCTCAACTTCGACGGTCCATTCGGTCCGAACTTCGGAAACTGGAACACCGCCTATCGTCGCTTCTTCGATCACAAGAAGGTGAATCCGGAAAAGCCGGTTCGCACCGCCTTCCCCATCGAAAACCTGCCCAGCCCGCTGCTCATCGAAATCGAAGTCCTCGCCGCCACTCGAGACTAG